In Bdellovibrionota bacterium, a single genomic region encodes these proteins:
- a CDS encoding valine--tRNA ligase: MKQELSKAYNPTGIEEGRYAEWEKAGYFHVEAGDPRHPFSIVIPPPNVTGSLHMGHALDNTLQDVLIRYKRMDGACSLWIPGTDHAGIATQNVVERELAKEKITRQQLGRSKFIERVWQWKEQSGGRIVRQLRRLGASCDWKRERFTMDPGLSRAVRTVFVRLFDEGLIYRSKYLISWCPRCQTALSDLEVEHHDVDGQLTYFKYPLVSGVQITVATTRPETMLGDTAIAVHPDDKRYKKLVGQKVQHPFLPRTFPVIADSVVDPKFGTGAVKVTPAHDPNDYALGERHKLEFISIFESDATTNAETGPYKGLDRVAARKRVVSDLKSRGLFEKAEPHRHAVGHCQRCRTVIEPRISEQWFVKIAPLAKPAIDAVKKGDIKFVPEMWTKTYLEWMENIRDWCISRQLWWGHQIPVWYCDSCNEKSASVEDLTQCPKCMKKNLRQDPDVLDTWFSSALWPFSTLGWPDATPDLKKFYPTTVLVTGFDIIFFWVARMIMMGLKFTEKAPFQTVHIHALIRDQFGQKMSKSKGNVVDPLEIMDRYGTDAFRFALCAFAAQGRDIILSEKRIEGYRNFINKLWNAARFAMGNWDGQKIAESAPKPATLPDQWIRHRLNEVIAEVRRGLDEYRFNESAEILYQFTWHEFCDWYLEMAKIHLSDSAPKNVRSSTQESLFYVLDRMLRLLHPLIPFVTEEIWQQLPISRPTPSIMLAQYPRDDEFRAPDSSQEFETLREAIVALRAYRSASKLPSSQKLEVKLLVGNTAPGKRAGGDVIEKHQRYFELLGGIKTFDVVKKRPNAPWVSLVSENFQFYVLPERSTDSASEMARMEKERAKAAADVDFLTRRLADQAYRSKAPPQLVAKDEEKLKYARIRLERIDQFLTSTES; the protein is encoded by the coding sequence GTGAAGCAGGAGTTGTCGAAGGCGTATAACCCGACCGGCATCGAGGAAGGCCGATACGCCGAGTGGGAAAAGGCGGGGTATTTCCATGTTGAGGCCGGCGACCCTCGCCATCCATTTTCGATCGTTATTCCTCCTCCCAATGTCACGGGATCGCTCCACATGGGCCACGCCCTGGACAACACGCTCCAAGACGTCCTGATTCGCTACAAACGAATGGACGGAGCCTGTTCGCTCTGGATTCCCGGAACGGACCATGCAGGGATCGCCACGCAAAACGTCGTGGAACGCGAATTGGCCAAGGAGAAAATCACTCGGCAGCAACTCGGCCGCTCGAAATTCATCGAGCGTGTCTGGCAATGGAAAGAACAATCCGGCGGCCGAATCGTCCGGCAATTGCGACGCCTGGGTGCGTCCTGCGACTGGAAGCGGGAACGCTTTACGATGGATCCGGGTCTCTCCCGCGCCGTTCGAACCGTGTTTGTCCGCCTGTTTGACGAAGGTTTGATTTATCGATCCAAATATCTCATCAGCTGGTGCCCGCGATGCCAGACGGCGCTGTCTGATCTGGAGGTCGAACACCACGACGTGGACGGGCAACTGACGTACTTCAAGTATCCGTTAGTTTCGGGTGTACAAATCACGGTGGCCACCACGCGACCTGAAACCATGCTGGGTGACACCGCCATCGCCGTGCATCCCGACGACAAACGATACAAGAAACTTGTGGGTCAAAAGGTTCAGCATCCTTTCTTGCCCCGAACGTTTCCGGTAATCGCCGATTCGGTCGTGGATCCCAAATTCGGAACGGGAGCCGTCAAAGTTACGCCGGCCCACGACCCGAACGATTATGCTCTCGGCGAACGTCACAAACTTGAATTCATTTCGATCTTCGAATCGGACGCCACAACAAACGCAGAGACCGGACCCTACAAAGGGCTTGATCGTGTGGCGGCCAGAAAACGAGTCGTGTCGGATCTTAAATCTCGCGGACTTTTTGAAAAGGCCGAACCGCATCGCCATGCCGTGGGTCACTGCCAAAGATGCCGAACGGTCATAGAGCCTCGTATTTCGGAACAGTGGTTCGTTAAAATCGCCCCTCTAGCCAAACCAGCCATCGATGCGGTCAAAAAAGGGGACATTAAGTTTGTCCCGGAGATGTGGACGAAGACCTATCTCGAATGGATGGAAAACATACGAGACTGGTGCATCTCCCGCCAACTCTGGTGGGGACATCAAATTCCCGTCTGGTACTGCGATTCTTGTAATGAAAAATCGGCCTCCGTAGAAGATCTGACTCAATGCCCGAAATGCATGAAAAAGAACCTTCGCCAGGATCCGGACGTCCTCGACACCTGGTTCTCCTCCGCTTTATGGCCCTTCTCCACGCTCGGCTGGCCCGACGCGACGCCCGATCTCAAGAAATTCTACCCGACAACGGTACTGGTCACCGGCTTCGACATTATTTTCTTTTGGGTCGCTCGAATGATCATGATGGGTCTCAAGTTCACAGAGAAAGCACCCTTTCAAACAGTGCACATTCATGCACTGATTCGCGATCAATTCGGCCAGAAAATGTCCAAATCCAAGGGAAACGTCGTCGACCCTTTAGAGATTATGGATCGCTACGGAACTGATGCCTTTCGATTTGCCCTATGCGCGTTTGCGGCTCAGGGGAGGGACATCATTCTCTCGGAAAAGAGGATTGAGGGATATCGCAATTTCATCAATAAACTTTGGAACGCCGCCCGTTTCGCTATGGGCAACTGGGATGGCCAGAAGATCGCGGAGTCCGCTCCGAAACCGGCAACACTCCCCGATCAATGGATCCGGCATCGCCTGAACGAAGTGATTGCCGAGGTTCGACGGGGCCTCGATGAGTATCGATTCAACGAGTCAGCCGAAATTCTTTATCAGTTCACCTGGCACGAGTTCTGTGACTGGTATCTTGAAATGGCCAAAATCCATCTTTCCGATTCGGCCCCAAAGAACGTCCGCTCATCGACGCAAGAATCGCTTTTCTATGTGCTGGACCGCATGCTGCGCCTTCTGCACCCACTCATTCCGTTTGTAACCGAAGAGATTTGGCAACAACTCCCTATTTCTCGACCGACGCCGAGCATTATGCTGGCTCAATATCCGCGTGACGACGAATTTAGGGCTCCAGATTCAAGTCAAGAATTCGAAACCTTACGGGAGGCGATTGTCGCTCTCCGCGCGTATCGTTCAGCGAGTAAATTGCCGTCTTCGCAGAAGCTGGAAGTTAAACTTCTCGTTGGCAACACGGCACCTGGAAAACGTGCAGGCGGGGACGTGATCGAAAAACACCAGCGTTATTTTGAATTACTCGGCGGCATCAAGACTTTTGACGTCGTCAAAAAACGCCCAAATGCTCCTTGGGTTTCCTTGGTGTCTGAGAATTTCCAATTTTATGTATTGCCGGAGAGATCGACAGATTCTGCTTCGGAAATGGCCCGAATGGAAAAGGAACGCGCGAAGGCTGCCGCCGATGTCGATTTCTTGACCCGGCGACTTGCGGACCAGGCGTATCGCTCCAAAGCTCCACCTCAGCTTGTCGCAAAAGACGAAGAAAAATTAAAGTACGCGAGAATTCGGCTTGAGAGGATCGACCAATTTTTAACGTCGACTGAGTCGTGA